A single Anopheles funestus chromosome 2RL, idAnoFuneDA-416_04, whole genome shotgun sequence DNA region contains:
- the LOC125763487 gene encoding hormone receptor 4-like: protein MTDINRTKQSYLHKHNGKIDPQSVQSPSVLHSTGSNTTEHGRATSNSSGGSLKRNNSHHQRLKKSNTSTLDRSSNGLVEYGADRTGTNFSHHPQQQQTGTTCTRSGAGSGLAKSWSKTSSSSTSQSTSHGLPAEQTPHTHETGISGRPPGTNLAPTVKTEASLSDDFKRFHTLRNSYGGKSNLNVNNTDHMIKSQVLLHQQKLREYSRQLPAQQHQQQHHDNDSYSTCSSSQSDYQHPSQPHQQHQQHQQNHRHKHHTHYRVHQHQHHQQQQQPQQQAQAHNVLPTQSIYPISATVAATATLTRAGGGGSILKNATNSNHQDPVGSRNSLKRGPGGLSTLSLCSCDAETEIIPNPLRPLYQYSLDRKNPRQHTYTCEQNAQILLRLEKDRQKKFGSMGKLVSVYSFRFVLTVIFLSSDCVCLVWSY from the exons ATGACCGATATTAATCGCACCAAACAGAGCTATCTGCACAAACACAACGGCAAGATCGATCCGCAATCAGTGCAATCCCCATCGGTACTGCACTCCACGGGATCGAACACAACCGAACATGGCCGTGCGACCAGCAATAGCTCAGGCGGCTCGTTGAAACGCAACAATAGTCATCATCAGCgattgaaaaaatcaaacacaagcACTCTGGACCGAAGCTCTAATGGCCTGGTGGAGTACGGAGCGGATCGTACCGGCACTAACTTTAGTCATCATCCGCAGCAACAACAGACCGGAACGACCTGTACGAGATCCGGCGCCGGTTCCGGTCTAGCCAAGAGCTGGTCGAAAACCTCCAGCAGTAGCACCTCACAATCGACGTCGCATGGTCTCCCAGCGGAACAAACGCCGCACACTCACGAAACCGGCATCAGTGGCCGACCTCCGGGGACAAATTTAGCACCCACCGTCAAAACGGAAGCCTCGCTCAGTGACGATTTTAAACGCTTCCACACGCTCCGCAACAGCTACGGTGGCAAATccaatttaaatgtaaataacaCCGATCACATGATAAAATCGCAGGTCCTACTTCACCAGCAGAAGCTGCGCGAGTATTCTCGACAACTTCCCgcacagcagcaccagcagcagcaccatgaCAACGATAGCTACTCAACCTGCTCTTCGTCGCAATCCGACTACCAGCATCCTTCGCAaccacatcagcagcatcagcagcaccagcagaaCCATCGCCACAAGCATCACACTCACTATCGTGTGCATCAGCATcaacaccatcagcagcagcagcagccacagcAGCAGGCACAAGCCCACAATGTCCTACCGACTCAGTCCATCTACCCCATCTCCGCCACGGTAGCCGCAACAGCCACGTTGACGCGCGCCGGTGGTGGAGGTTCGATATTGAAAAATGCCACCAACAGCAACCATCAGGACCCGGTCGGGAGTCGGAACAGCCTCAAACGAGGACCGGGCGGATTGAGCACGCTGTCACTGTGCAGCTGCGACGCGGAAACGGAG ATAATACCGAATCCATTAAGGCCATTATATCAGTACAGCCTGGACAGGAAAAATCCTCGCCAGCACACCTACACGTGCGAGCAGAACGCGCAGATTTTACTGCGACTGGAAAAGGACCGTCAGAAGAAGTTTGGCTCCATGGGAAAGTTGGTAAGTGtttattcgtttcgtttcgttttgactgtgattttcctttcatccgattgtgtgtgtttggtgtggtCGTATTGA